One genomic window of Cygnus olor isolate bCygOlo1 chromosome 3, bCygOlo1.pri.v2, whole genome shotgun sequence includes the following:
- the RRBP1 gene encoding ribosome-binding protein 1 isoform X1, whose protein sequence is MDVYDPQTLGVVVFGGFMVISAIGIFLVSTFSMKETSYEEALAKQRKELEKTNQHKIEKKKKEKPVEKKGKAKKKEEKPNGKIPEQQLPQEVTDSSKDVVLEPAVVPEPVTPVEPPIAVVSVPPQEKEKPAPSPKEKRKKEKKVAKVEPAPSPALASPPVSVPKGSPVLEVTPKEVPVVAVPPVGTQQSAPVVSSVPVKKNEALPAHEEQKHDGPVKKKAASKKKSEPAPADSDGPLYLPYKTLVSSISSMVFSEGEAQQLIEILSEKAGIVQDTWHTATQKGDPVTALKRQLEEKEKQLAAEQEDVSAARNKLRELSKELAAEKAKAVASESKLKEQLVAREREITAVQARMQASYQDHVNETQQLQGKIRTLQEQLENGPNTQLARLQQENSILRDALNQATSQTESKQNAELAKLRQECNKLMKELSEKSEVLQQEEQQKKSWEIKAVASEKQLEQLQASQREVEATLQKRLEEVSDELRKTQASYKSLLADAEKSKGQQQSIAELQAKLLSSEAELKSKLSELDSVKGKLQDAGSENTKLLERIKSIEALLEAGQMREAEKDRDLQAANEAEMKQMQLRLQEKTDQLSSLEREAAELREAMEQQKTKNNDLREKNWKAMEALATVEKACEEKLLAATKAKEELAQQLDTFQTQTKQTLLSALPEVTVSPQQDYDTWLQEFKEKTVNVLKQHISTTEPVDSALKLKEAEEAQSTLQAECEQYRAILAETEGMLRDLQKSVEEEEQVWKAKLTVSEEELQKSQLQLKSLEDMVEKLKAELQSTDQLKEYISLLEAQLENHLQTASSERQNYTKEVEDLRQLLSESQEQLEAAKTETQKQSKELALVRQQLGEMKSHVQDGEVVGSRAELSDPMPFELKTQLEQNEALVEKEQALRQKLVLELEEAQSSARSLQAELEKLRLAENAAASGTEEAQHLKERLEKEKKLTKDLGQAATKLQELLKVTQDQLAKERETVKKLKEQLHETGEEDSSKEGTSV, encoded by the exons ATGGATGTGTATGATCCTCAGACGCTGGGTGTTGTGGTCTTTGGAGGCTTTATGGTGATATCAGCCATTGGGATCTTTCTGGTGTCCACCTTCTCCATGAAGGAGACGTCTTATGAGGAAGCCTTGGCAAAGCAACGTAAAGAGCTTGAGAAGACCAACCAGcacaaaatagagaaaaagaagaaagagaaacctgttgagaaaaaaggaaaagcaaagaaaaaggaagaaaaacctaATGGAAAGATAccggagcagcagctgcctcaggAAGTGACAGACTCTTCCAAGGATGTGGTTCTTGAGCCTGCCGTGGTGCCTGAGCCCGTAACTCCCGTTGAGCCTCCGATCGCAGTGGTGTCAGTGCCCCcccaggaaaaggagaaaccTGCTCCGTCTCCtaaggagaagaggaagaaggagaagaaggtggCAAAGGTAGAGCCTGCTCCTAGCCCAGCGCTGGCTTCCCCTCCTGTCAGCGTTCCCAAAGGTTCTCCTGTCTTGGAGGTGACCCCTAAGGAGGTGCCTGTCGTGGCCGTGCCACCAGTGGGCACGCAGCAAAGTGCCCCAGTTGTCAGCTCTGTCCCCGTCAAAAAAAACGAGGCTCTTCCAGCCCACGAGGAGCAAAAGCATGATGGACCTGTCAAGAAGAAGGCCGCATCCAAGAAGAAGTCTGAGCCAG CACCTGCGGACTCGGATGGGCCCCTCTACCTGCCCTACAAGACGCTTGTGTCCAGCATCAGCAGCATGGTGTTCAGCGAGGGAGAGGCCCAGCAGCTCATCGAGATCCTGTCAGAGAAAGCGGGCATCGTCCAGGACACCTGGCACACG GCAACGCAGAAGGGGGACCCGGTCACCGCCCTGAAACGCcagctggaagagaaggagaagcagctcGCTGCTGAGCAGGAGGACGTGTCTGCTGCCAGAAACAAGCTGCGGGAGCTGAGCAAG GAACTTGCAGCTGAGAAGGCCAAGGCGGTGGCCAGCGAGAGCAAGCTGAAGGAGCAGCTGGTTGCTCGTGAGCGGGAGATCACCGCAGTTCAGGCACGGATGCAGGCGAGCTACCAGGACCACGTCAACGAAACGCAGCAGCTCCAGGGAAAG ATTCGgaccctgcaggagcagctggagaacGGCCCCAACACGCAGCTCGCCCGCCTGCAGCAGGAGAACTCCATCCTGAGGGACGCGCTCAACCAGGCCACCAGCCAGACGGAGAGCAA GCAAAACGctgagctggccaagctgcGGCAAGAATGCAACAAGCTGATGAAAGAGCTGTCTGAAAAATCCGAGGTGCTGCAGcaagaggagcagcagaaaaagagcTGGGAGATCAAAGCGGTGGCCTCCGAGAAGCAGCTCGAGCAGTTGCAG GCTTCCCAAAGAGAGGTGGAGGCGACGCTGCAGAAGAGGTTGGAGGAAGTAAGTGACGAGCTCCGCAAAACCCAGGCCAGCTACAAGAGCCTCTTAGCAGATGCAGAGAAGTccaaagggcagcagcagagcatcgCTG AACTGCAGGCCAAGCTGCTGAGCTCCGAAGCAGAGCTTAAAAGCAAACTGTCGGAGCTCGACAGCGTGAAGGGGAAACTGCAGGATGCCGGCTCGGAGAACACCAAGCTCCTGGAGAGGATCAAATCCATCGAAGCTCTGCTGGAAGCAGGCCAGATGAGGGAGGCAGAAAAAGACAGAGACCTGCAG GCAGCCAACGAAGCAGAAATGAAGCAGATGCAATTAAG gctgcaggagaaaaCAGACCAGCTCTCGTCTTTGGAAAGGGAAGCAGCGGAGCTGCGAGAGGCAATGGagcaacagaagacaaaaaacaac GACCTTCGTGAGAAGAACTGGAAAGCAATGGAGGCGTTGGCCACGGTGGAGAAGGCATGTGAGGAGAAGCTACTTGCTGCTACAAAAGCAAAG GAGGAGTTGGCCCAACAGCTTGACACCTTCCAGACACAAACCAAACAGACgctgctctctgccctcccAGAAGTCACCGTGTCCCCGCAGCAG GATTATGATACGTGGCTACAAGAATTTAAGGAGAAGACAGTGAATGTGCTAAAGCAACACATCAGTACAACAGAGCCCGTG GATTCAGcacttaaattaaaagaggcAGAGGAAGCGCAGAGCACTTTACAAGCAGAATGTGAGCAGTACAGAGCTATCCTCGCAGAGACG GAGGGGATGCTGCGAGACCTACAGAAGAgcgtggaggaggaggagcaggtcTGGAAAGCAAAGCTCACAGTCTCTGAAGAGGAACTCCAAAAG TCACAACTCCAGTTGAAATCCCTTGAAGACATGGTAGAGAAGTtgaaggcagagctgcagagcacgGATCAG CTAAAGGAATACATCTCTCTTCTGGAAGCACAACTGGAAAATCACTTGCAGACAGCCAGCTCCGAGCGCCAAAACTACACAAAAGAAGTTGAAGAC TTGAGGCAGCTCTTATCAGAGTCCCAAGAGCAGCTGGAGGCGGCGAAGACAGAAACGCAGAAGCAGAGCAAAGAGCTGGCCCTG GTCAGGCAGCAGTTGGGTGAGATGAAGAGCCACGTGCAGGACGGAGAAGTCGTGGGGTCACGAGCTGAGCTGAGCGATCCCATGCCCTTCGAG TTGAAAACTCAGCTGGAGCAAAACGAAGCGCTGGTGGAGAAGGAGCAAGCGCTGAGGCAGaagctggtgctggagctggaggag GCACAGAGCTCAGCACGCAGCTTGCAGGCGGAGCTGGAGAAGCTGAGACTGGCTGAAAACGCAGCGGCTTCAGGCACGGAGGAGGCCCAGCATCTCAAG GAaagacttgaaaaagaaaaaaaactaacaaaggACTTGGGCCAAGCAGCAACCAAACTACAGGAGCTACTGAAGGTTACCCAGGACCAACTGGCCAAAGAGAGAGAAACGGTGAAGAAGTTGAAAGAACAGCTTCATGAAACG GGGGAAGAGGACAGTTCAAAGGAAGGGACTTCGGTTTGA
- the RRBP1 gene encoding ribosome-binding protein 1 isoform X2 gives MDVYDPQTLGVVVFGGFMVISAIGIFLVSTFSMKETSYEEALAKQRKELEKTNQHKIEKKKKEKPVEKKGKAKKKEEKPNGKIPEQQLPQEVTDSSKDVVLEPAVVPEPVTPVEPPIAVVSVPPQEKEKPAPSPKEKRKKEKKVAKVEPAPSPALASPPVSVPKGSPVLEVTPKEVPVVAVPPVGTQQSAPVVSSVPVKKNEALPAHEEQKHDGPVKKKAASKKKSEPAPADSDGPLYLPYKTLVSSISSMVFSEGEAQQLIEILSEKAGIVQDTWHTATQKGDPVTALKRQLEEKEKQLAAEQEDVSAARNKLRELSKELAAEKAKAVASESKLKEQLVAREREITAVQARMQASYQDHVNETQQLQGKIRTLQEQLENGPNTQLARLQQENSILRDALNQATSQTESKQNAELAKLRQECNKLMKELSEKSEVLQQEEQQKKSWEIKAVASEKQLEQLQASQREVEATLQKRLEEVSDELRKTQASYKSLLADAEKSKGQQQSIAELQAKLLSSEAELKSKLSELDSVKGKLQDAGSENTKLLERIKSIEALLEAGQMREAEKDRDLQAANEAEMKQMQLRLQEKTDQLSSLEREAAELREAMEQQKTKNNDLREKNWKAMEALATVEKACEEKLLAATKAKEELAQQLDTFQTQTKQTLLSALPEVTVSPQQDYDTWLQEFKEKTVNVLKQHISTTEPVDSALKLKEAEEAQSTLQAECEQYRAILAETEGMLRDLQKSVEEEEQVWKAKLTVSEEELQKSQLQLKSLEDMVEKLKAELQSTDQLKEYISLLEAQLENHLQTASSERQNYTKEVEDLRQLLSESQEQLEAAKTETQKQSKELALLKTQLEQNEALVEKEQALRQKLVLELEEAQSSARSLQAELEKLRLAENAAASGTEEAQHLKERLEKEKKLTKDLGQAATKLQELLKVTQDQLAKERETVKKLKEQLHETGEEDSSKEGTSV, from the exons ATGGATGTGTATGATCCTCAGACGCTGGGTGTTGTGGTCTTTGGAGGCTTTATGGTGATATCAGCCATTGGGATCTTTCTGGTGTCCACCTTCTCCATGAAGGAGACGTCTTATGAGGAAGCCTTGGCAAAGCAACGTAAAGAGCTTGAGAAGACCAACCAGcacaaaatagagaaaaagaagaaagagaaacctgttgagaaaaaaggaaaagcaaagaaaaaggaagaaaaacctaATGGAAAGATAccggagcagcagctgcctcaggAAGTGACAGACTCTTCCAAGGATGTGGTTCTTGAGCCTGCCGTGGTGCCTGAGCCCGTAACTCCCGTTGAGCCTCCGATCGCAGTGGTGTCAGTGCCCCcccaggaaaaggagaaaccTGCTCCGTCTCCtaaggagaagaggaagaaggagaagaaggtggCAAAGGTAGAGCCTGCTCCTAGCCCAGCGCTGGCTTCCCCTCCTGTCAGCGTTCCCAAAGGTTCTCCTGTCTTGGAGGTGACCCCTAAGGAGGTGCCTGTCGTGGCCGTGCCACCAGTGGGCACGCAGCAAAGTGCCCCAGTTGTCAGCTCTGTCCCCGTCAAAAAAAACGAGGCTCTTCCAGCCCACGAGGAGCAAAAGCATGATGGACCTGTCAAGAAGAAGGCCGCATCCAAGAAGAAGTCTGAGCCAG CACCTGCGGACTCGGATGGGCCCCTCTACCTGCCCTACAAGACGCTTGTGTCCAGCATCAGCAGCATGGTGTTCAGCGAGGGAGAGGCCCAGCAGCTCATCGAGATCCTGTCAGAGAAAGCGGGCATCGTCCAGGACACCTGGCACACG GCAACGCAGAAGGGGGACCCGGTCACCGCCCTGAAACGCcagctggaagagaaggagaagcagctcGCTGCTGAGCAGGAGGACGTGTCTGCTGCCAGAAACAAGCTGCGGGAGCTGAGCAAG GAACTTGCAGCTGAGAAGGCCAAGGCGGTGGCCAGCGAGAGCAAGCTGAAGGAGCAGCTGGTTGCTCGTGAGCGGGAGATCACCGCAGTTCAGGCACGGATGCAGGCGAGCTACCAGGACCACGTCAACGAAACGCAGCAGCTCCAGGGAAAG ATTCGgaccctgcaggagcagctggagaacGGCCCCAACACGCAGCTCGCCCGCCTGCAGCAGGAGAACTCCATCCTGAGGGACGCGCTCAACCAGGCCACCAGCCAGACGGAGAGCAA GCAAAACGctgagctggccaagctgcGGCAAGAATGCAACAAGCTGATGAAAGAGCTGTCTGAAAAATCCGAGGTGCTGCAGcaagaggagcagcagaaaaagagcTGGGAGATCAAAGCGGTGGCCTCCGAGAAGCAGCTCGAGCAGTTGCAG GCTTCCCAAAGAGAGGTGGAGGCGACGCTGCAGAAGAGGTTGGAGGAAGTAAGTGACGAGCTCCGCAAAACCCAGGCCAGCTACAAGAGCCTCTTAGCAGATGCAGAGAAGTccaaagggcagcagcagagcatcgCTG AACTGCAGGCCAAGCTGCTGAGCTCCGAAGCAGAGCTTAAAAGCAAACTGTCGGAGCTCGACAGCGTGAAGGGGAAACTGCAGGATGCCGGCTCGGAGAACACCAAGCTCCTGGAGAGGATCAAATCCATCGAAGCTCTGCTGGAAGCAGGCCAGATGAGGGAGGCAGAAAAAGACAGAGACCTGCAG GCAGCCAACGAAGCAGAAATGAAGCAGATGCAATTAAG gctgcaggagaaaaCAGACCAGCTCTCGTCTTTGGAAAGGGAAGCAGCGGAGCTGCGAGAGGCAATGGagcaacagaagacaaaaaacaac GACCTTCGTGAGAAGAACTGGAAAGCAATGGAGGCGTTGGCCACGGTGGAGAAGGCATGTGAGGAGAAGCTACTTGCTGCTACAAAAGCAAAG GAGGAGTTGGCCCAACAGCTTGACACCTTCCAGACACAAACCAAACAGACgctgctctctgccctcccAGAAGTCACCGTGTCCCCGCAGCAG GATTATGATACGTGGCTACAAGAATTTAAGGAGAAGACAGTGAATGTGCTAAAGCAACACATCAGTACAACAGAGCCCGTG GATTCAGcacttaaattaaaagaggcAGAGGAAGCGCAGAGCACTTTACAAGCAGAATGTGAGCAGTACAGAGCTATCCTCGCAGAGACG GAGGGGATGCTGCGAGACCTACAGAAGAgcgtggaggaggaggagcaggtcTGGAAAGCAAAGCTCACAGTCTCTGAAGAGGAACTCCAAAAG TCACAACTCCAGTTGAAATCCCTTGAAGACATGGTAGAGAAGTtgaaggcagagctgcagagcacgGATCAG CTAAAGGAATACATCTCTCTTCTGGAAGCACAACTGGAAAATCACTTGCAGACAGCCAGCTCCGAGCGCCAAAACTACACAAAAGAAGTTGAAGAC TTGAGGCAGCTCTTATCAGAGTCCCAAGAGCAGCTGGAGGCGGCGAAGACAGAAACGCAGAAGCAGAGCAAAGAGCTGGCCCTG TTGAAAACTCAGCTGGAGCAAAACGAAGCGCTGGTGGAGAAGGAGCAAGCGCTGAGGCAGaagctggtgctggagctggaggag GCACAGAGCTCAGCACGCAGCTTGCAGGCGGAGCTGGAGAAGCTGAGACTGGCTGAAAACGCAGCGGCTTCAGGCACGGAGGAGGCCCAGCATCTCAAG GAaagacttgaaaaagaaaaaaaactaacaaaggACTTGGGCCAAGCAGCAACCAAACTACAGGAGCTACTGAAGGTTACCCAGGACCAACTGGCCAAAGAGAGAGAAACGGTGAAGAAGTTGAAAGAACAGCTTCATGAAACG GGGGAAGAGGACAGTTCAAAGGAAGGGACTTCGGTTTGA